TTGATTAAATTTCTATCTAAATATAAATCTGCAccatataaaattaatagttttaccaatttgtaattatttttcataaccgCAATCGATATGGGCGTTGGTGGTTTTCGATTCACCggtttatattcattaattaatgtatttaattcTGCCCCATTATCCAATAGAAATTTGACGTATTTATAAGATTTATTGGATACATAAGAATAATTACAACACGCCCCATCGACAGCTAAATATAAAGGGGTTTCACCATATATATTGGTAGCATTTATTTCAGCCCCTTTTAATAGTAAGTATTGCATCATATTTAAAGTTACATCATCATATACAGCGAGTACGGCATGATGCAATAGGGTCCATTGACACTTAGGGTCTCTCATAGTTACCGAAGCGTTACCATCTAccagtaatttaaataattcaaaatttcccACATTGATAGCCCATTCTAACGGTGTATTACCATTCTTTACAGTGAAATTTAAGTTAcagttttctttaattaaaatttttaccgaTTCCAAATTTCCCAATTCCATTGCAACAAAAACCGGTGTTTTGTCATATTCATCATGATGATTAATGTTAGAACCCaaggaaattaaatattttaaattaactggtTTTTTTACGGAATAAAACAACGGTGTACGAAGATATTCATCTACAGAATTTATATCAGTcggtttaataaatttttcaataatttcaactgTTCCCCACTCGGCCAGACGATGAATTCTGAATTGAACTTTATCAAGTAAATATGAAACAATTTCCATGTTACTAGAATCAAGTGCGATTTGTAAGGGTGTTAATGTTTCTTCGTAATCTTGCGTACCATCGTCTACTATCCAATCTTGATCCACACGATCAATATCCGCACCGCCTTCTACTAGCATTTTGATGATGTTTATATCCCCATCACGTACAGCCATACATAAAGGTGTTGTTGACTCActcttttcatttaaatttgctccattttgaattaacaatttaattaattctaaatttttattaaccacTGCATAGTGTATCGATAAATCTTGTAGATTATCcctattttctaaatttgaatCCATATTCTctgtaataattcattaaaatttaacattgccgttaataaaagtttgattttaataggtattaaaaattatgttcttaTTGTCTACCTAATTTCGAATAGAGTTTATCCACATATTCAACTTTACAATCCccattataaatatgtatcaaatcaagTTAGAAACTTTTACATCAAACACGATTTCATTTCGTGcattatattatatgataaCGTGTTTTAATACAATCAATAAGCCGGAATAAAGTATCGATAATTGAAAAAGTTgagaaacagcaccgattttaatgaaactttttgtaacgtgtttataatATCCCAAGAAAGGTTCCCCCAAAAAACcttcagccaacttaacctagCCAGAAGGGGACATAATCATATGGGACCCCAGCGGCCAGCGGGGGCATATGTAGGCCAAAGGCAATAGGTgactaaagtatttttttgaaaagcttATTTTGACTTTACGAATTAGATTATAAATTTGTTGGTGGAGATAGtgaaaaaattacagtttttctttaattaaggaaaatatgaatgttattttttgagcctaaaaattaatgaatgggttatttaaaaatatgtcattatttacCTTATTCAGGTCAAACCTACCTTACCGACATACATCTAGTTGCGTAAAAATGATTACAGAATGTACGCgtatttcaaatatcaaaagaattaatatactcaaaaaaatgcattaatgTACTTACCTATTTTCTTTAGTGTTTTGCAGTAGTAAATCAAAATtcatgatttaatttaataacttaattacatatattacatGGGGTGGACATTGTCAGGGTGGACACCATCATAGGGTGAACGCAACTAATTTAGTTTATTGCATAAAATCTAATTTTCTGAAATAACAAACTAAAAGTTTATTGTACCAAACTTATAGgtcaaaatttgttataatacaaaattaaatatttaaacatagcAAAATTCGCTTTACGatcatgaaaaatcataaaattaccGAACGAATTAGAACTAAACTTTGTTCCTTAAAACTAATCATCCCGCCACGTAACTTCCACTTCATCGGTTCGATATCGTTGTGTACAGGTGGCATCATTCCAATTCATTCGACCACCATGAGCAAAATATTCAGCACCAGCATGTGCAATCATAACACCATTATCAATACAAAATCGTTCATCGGTGGCGAATAATTTAGCACCCCGTTCTTTACACATTGCTTCCATCATTTCTTGTAAACGTAGATTACATCCAACGCCACCCACGATAAGAACTTCTTCGGATCCACAATGAGCCATTGCTCGTTCAGTACATTCAACAAGCATAGCAAATATTGTTTCTTGTAAACTAAAGCATAAATCAGCTTTAGTCCATCCTTCGTTTAAAAAATGAGATGCCCTTTCttctaaaaatgaaagaattcCGGAGAAACTAACATCCATTCCTTTAACCACATATGGAAGTGATAGAAATTTAGTACCATCCTTAGCTAATTGTTCAATATTGTACCCTGGACTTGGATCATTCGATAAATTTAATACTCGTGCAAACCTATCAAGACAATTACCCACAGCTATATCGATGGTTTCACCGAATATTCGATAACGTTTTCGAGAGTATGCAATTATTTGTGTATTTCCTCCACTTACATACAAAACTGTAGGATTTTTTGCTTTAGTAATTAAACGACCCATTTCTATatctgattatttaaaaattaagaaaagatatttttatcatttaaaattatatatattggaTTTTTTAAGGATACGTCCAATACAATGATTAACTCCAACAATAGGTTTATTCCATAATTGAGCAACAGTTCGTGCTACTATTGCACAAGCCACTAAAGGAGCCCCCATTCCAGGACCTTTTGTATAACAAACCACATCAATATCTTTTGGAGAAATTTTTGCCTCTTCCAGAGCAGTTTTCAAAACTTCAATAATATTTGCTCTATGATGTTGAGCTGTTTCTTTTGGTAAAAAACCTTCTCCAGGTGGTGTAATGTATGTACGACGATAATTCGCTAACACAACCCCATCCTTAACAATTCCAACCCCCAATTTATTAGCGCTTCCTTCAAACCCTATTGCTATTAccattttgttaatatatttacttaaagtgaattaaaaaaagttaaaaataaagaaattatgtCGAATactattgaaataaaacattcGTTAAGAAAAATAGAATTTCCTGAATGTGCTCGTgaagctattaaaaaaattggtttgtttTTACGAAAGATAACCTCAAAATGCAAAATTGCAATTagccttaaattattattttttttagaatctcTTATAAATGGAAGGTCTCCAACGATCAAACAAATGGATTTAGCTATTGATTTAATGGCAGAATTTGTATTTTGGGAAAAAGATCGGCGTGGAAACAAACGCGGGGTTGAATTAACATGTATACAAGAAATCCAATTACTCGAAGTATTATGCGAATATTTTTCACAACCTGGTAGCGAAACCACAAAaaatacagtatttttaaatttatttggtcCTAGCACAATACAATTACGGTTGAAAATTCTTTGTAAATTAGTTTCGATTGGAATTTCTTCGTCCTGTGCTTCGTTGTTGATAGCGGCTGGAGCTTGGATGCAACAATTAGGTTGCACATCTCATTCTAGCTTACAATTAGCTCGAGCAATagttaaagattattttgcATTAATACCAAATGTATTAGAGACATTGTACTCATTACCCAAAATTGCTCCACAATTTACAGCTAATTTCTTAACAGCAATTGCTGAAATCTATCTCACTgataaatattctgtttttacGACACCACCAAAAAGTTTGCTAGAAATAATTACACAATGGGTAACTGAAAATCCAACTTTATGTTTAGCAGCTCAACAAAAAACGGCTGCATTGCCTACTGGTGGTATTGCAATGCCTACAATCACACCTATTGCTGGTTTATTTAAATGGTGTATTTTAGCTCCTTTGCAATgtgaaaatacattaaaaatgccCGCAAATAATCCAAAGAAAATGAACGATAACAACTTAGAATTGTACGCGAAATTACATTTAGCTCTGTTAGAAACCCTAATTGAAGCGAAAACTGAATCTGGATTACCAAATGTTATTGGATCACAACATTTAGTACCTGTTATTCCTGCTatacaaacacaaataaatgatttaacaCGAATTGGACGTGATTGTTCGACTGAAATACAAGTGAGTGATATTGAAACAATccaattttatttcagaaaatataatttaatgaaaaatatcgttttataacatatcttattttcgtttttcagttatcgttaGATCGATTAGCACAAGCTGTACAAATATCAATTGCAACAAAATGTATGTTTGGTAATATAcaagaattattattacaaatggaAAAATTACCATCAAATAGGTTGCTGACAATTGTAATTAACACTCATAAATCAAcggtagttttataaaatacattcattcaatataattattattttgtacacattttttaatattaaaatatatttattataaaataattaacattttattcaaaatacaaaatatagtgtgtccccgtatagaggtaactatacttgtaaatttccttattttgctttttaagaaaaaaagtccttctttataagaagttttgcttattctgaaaattatgtaggaatatttaatattacaaaaatttggaatcactatttttatttttggtaaactacccttcttttttacaagttgaaaaaatgttactaaaaaaagttattaataacatttttttattttttcatcgtCCTGAATCACCTTCCAAAGGGCAGTAGGCGAATTTGGGGACAGCCGGATATAATAACTGTAATCGGGAGTGAGTAATGAGAAAGGTAATTATtagtgaaaattaatattttacttttaaaggtTCTCCTTTCGAAGTGAACAATTCCcctaaatttataacaattcgGGATTATTTTTTGGATGCCGTTTGGAATttgaatttctttaatttagttttaaagtaaaattattaattgccCTGAATAATTGCCCAAAAGATCATAcaaatacttaaaaatgtttcataatcAAAACggtttaaattttcttgtattCTTCATAGTTGTAATTCTTTCTTTATCCTCAGCAAATTTTTGTCGTAAACTAGCTAGATGTTTCATTTTTGATTCACGAATTTGGAacgtataaaaattcaataactgCTTTTTCTTCTTCGATGCTTGATCGCGTTTTCGAATTTTATGTGTTGTTTTTTCTGTACGAGGTAAACCAGGATTGCGTCCTTTCTTGGTCACAGTGATCCATCCATCTTCATCGGGTTCTCCTTCCGTCTGATCTTTACTTGCCCTTTTCTCTTCTTTATcgtatttattcataaatgtaTTAATCTCAATTTCTAAATGTCGTCGGTTTGGTATACTTTCATGATAATCTTCTGCCCATTTTTTAATTCCGGTAACAATTGGTGTGGATTCATTCGATAAAACAAGTGTTCGAGTTTCTTCATTCAATGCATTCACCAAATGTATTGCTTTTTCAAAAACTACATAAGCTACTCGAAATCCTTTTGCTGGTTCATGTcttggaaaatattt
The Chrysoperla carnea chromosome 4, inChrCarn1.1, whole genome shotgun sequence genome window above contains:
- the LOC123298832 gene encoding putative ankyrin repeat protein RF_0381, translated to MLVEGGADIDRVDQDWIVDDGTQDYEETLTPLQIALDSSNMEIVSYLLDKVQFRIHRLAEWGTVEIIEKFIKPTDINSVDEYLRTPLFYSVKKPVNLKYLISLGSNINHHDEYDKTPVFVAMELGNLESVKILIKENCNLNFTVKNGNTPLEWAINVGNFELFKLLVDGNASVTMRDPKCQWTLLHHAVLAVYDDVTLNMMQYLLLKGAEINATNIYGETPLYLAVDGACCNYSYVSNKSYKYVKFLLDNGAELNTLINEYKPVNRKPPTPISIAVMKNNYKLVKLLILYGADLYLDRNLINLCEDAECRRLLSYAGLRFNNVPIIANDSSIENLIKHIDSNPFDLKSLCRITLRKTLGKNYLCFINSETDILS
- the LOC123297347 gene encoding probable tRNA N6-adenosine threonylcarbamoyltransferase is translated as MVIAIGFEGSANKLGVGIVKDGVVLANYRRTYITPPGEGFLPKETAQHHRANIIEVLKTALEEAKISPKDIDVVCYTKGPGMGAPLVACAIVARTVAQLWNKPIVGVNHCIGHIEMGRLITKAKNPTVLYVSGGNTQIIAYSRKRYRIFGETIDIAVGNCLDRFARVLNLSNDPSPGYNIEQLAKDGTKFLSLPYVVKGMDVSFSGILSFLEERASHFLNEGWTKADLCFSLQETIFAMLVECTERAMAHCGSEEVLIVGGVGCNLRLQEMMEAMCKERGAKLFATDERFCIDNGVMIAHAGAEYFAHGGRMNWNDATCTQRYRTDEVEVTWRDD
- the LOC123298834 gene encoding uncharacterized protein C7orf26 encodes the protein MSNTIEIKHSLRKIEFPECAREAIKKIESLINGRSPTIKQMDLAIDLMAEFVFWEKDRRGNKRGVELTCIQEIQLLEVLCEYFSQPGSETTKNTVFLNLFGPSTIQLRLKILCKLVSIGISSSCASLLIAAGAWMQQLGCTSHSSLQLARAIVKDYFALIPNVLETLYSLPKIAPQFTANFLTAIAEIYLTDKYSVFTTPPKSLLEIITQWVTENPTLCLAAQQKTAALPTGGIAMPTITPIAGLFKWCILAPLQCENTLKMPANNPKKMNDNNLELYAKLHLALLETLIEAKTESGLPNVIGSQHLVPVIPAIQTQINDLTRIGRDCSTEIQLSLDRLAQAVQISIATKCMFGNIQELLLQMEKLPSNRLLTIVINTHKSTVVL
- the LOC123298294 gene encoding ribosomal RNA-processing protein 7 homolog A; the protein is MSDLKGFYVWKLKFSDETVAHDIFIKEHSVRGESLSKPKGRTLFVLNIPPWATKDSLQREFNKIKPVKNVIVQNKPSIQDEIEDNLTGSKYFPRHEPAKGFRVAYVVFEKAIHLVNALNEETRTLVLSNESTPIVTGIKKWAEDYHESIPNRRHLEIEINTFMNKYDKEEKRASKDQTEGEPDEDGWITVTKKGRNPGLPRTEKTTHKIRKRDQASKKKKQLLNFYTFQIRESKMKHLASLRQKFAEDKERITTMKNTRKFKPF